The nucleotide sequence GATGCCGCGCTTCAGGGTTTCCATCCGCCGGGTGGTGCGGGCGGGGTCAGGAGCTGTTTGCGCCGCCGCCATACCAACAGGACCCAACAAGCAAGCCGCCAACAGTGGTGTACACCAGACCGTTAGTCGGCCCATGGTTGCTGCTCGTAGGGAAAAGGGGCCATCAACCGATGGTAAGTGAGAAGAGGTTGGACTCATAGCTGGTAGGATTTGGAAAGATGGATACTAGGAGGTGCTGTCCTGCTGACACCTGCGCGAAGCAAGCGTGTGCCGTACTGAGTGATGACTCACTTGCATATTACCTATCTCCCTTCTGCCCACCATCCTGTAGTTTCCTGTTCTCAACACCGGCCTTCTTCCCCGCCCACAGCAGCCCAAGTCTCCCCGACTTTCTACTACACTAATAACATAAACTTCACACTAGCCCAACGAAATTGGCCGTTCCGCACTTCCCAATAGGAAGCACGGAACGGCCAACACAGCATTCTTACAATCTAGTATTCGAAATTCGTTACTCCGCTTTCCATAGTTCCTGCTGCACCGCCTTACCAACCGTCAGGACAATGCGCGTGGGGTTGGGAACCAGCGTGATGCGGGCTTCCTTGCCAGGATATTTTTCCGAGTCCACCCACACACCTTCTTTGGGCGATGGTTTGCCGCCGGTGCTGGAGGGCAAGTAGGCAGTGGGCAGCAATACGTCGGTATCGGAGCTAAGGTCGGTGTGTACCTTATCGAGTGCGGCTTCCAGGAAAGTACCGTACTCATCATTGAAGTCGTCTTCCAGGTCGTGCAGTTCTTCCTCTACTTCGTCGTAGCGGGCGTCGTCGTACTTCATATCGTGTAGTACTTGCTTTTTCTCGATCAGGGTAACGAGGGCGCGGTTCAGCTCTTCCAGGTTCATAAGCGTAAGGCAATAGGTTAAGTAACAAAGGTGCGGAGCTTTTCCTAATTTTCGTGAAGAGCCCCTACCCTGCCACAATTTTACGAAGAATAGTGCAAGGTTTGCTTGTTGCTCGCTCGTTGATTTGCTGAATCTTAAGTGAGTGGCTGCCAGGGTGCTTTTCCTGCAGTATAGGGTATGGCAAAGGCCCGCTACTGCTACCTAAGCGACTCTTACCTTCCAGCAGCCAACAATCGTTGCCAAAACCTTATTTTTACCGCCCTACACCCACCCATTCCCACCCGTACCATGCAAACCATGACCTCCCCGGCCGTACAGGCCCATTCCGCCCAAGATTTTCTTCCCCTCAATGGCACCGACTACCTCGAGTTCTACGTCGGCAATGCCAAGCAGTCGGCTTACTATTATCAAGCGGCTTTTGGCTTCGAGCTAGTAGCGTATGCTGGCCCCGAAACCGGCGTGCGCGACCGAGCCAGCTATGTCCTGCAGCAAAACAAGATCCGCTTCGTACTAACCACCTCCCTGCTTCCCGACTCCGATATTACGCGGCACGTGGCCCAGCACGGCGATGGCGTGAAGGTGATGGCCCTGTGGGTAGACGACGCCCGCAAATCGTTCGAGGAAACCACCAAGCGCGGCGCCAAAGTGGCTTTCGAGCCCTACACTATGGAAGATGAGCACGGCTCCGTCACCCTGGCCGGCATCTACACTTACGGTGAAACCGTCCACACTTTTGTGGAGCGCAGCAACTACAGCGGCCCGTTTTTGCCTGGCTTCGTGGCGCGCACTAGCTTGGTTCCGCAGGGTGCTCCCGTTGGCTTGCAGTTCGTAGACCACTGCGTGGGCAACGTCGGCTGGGGCGAAATGAATCAGTGGGTGAAGTTCTACGAAGATGTGATGGGTTTCAAACTACTCATCACCTTCGACGACGACGATATCAGCACCGAGTATTCGGCCCTGATGAGCAAGGTGGTGAGCAATGGCAACGGCTTCGTGAAGTTCCCCATCAACGAGCCCGCCGAAGGCAAAAAGAAAAGCCAGATCGAAGAGTATCTGGATTTCTACCACTCGCCGGGCGTGCAGCACATGGCCCTTATCACCCACGACATTCGCGCGACTGTCACGGAACTACGCCGCCGCGGTGTGGAATTCCTGACCGTACCGAGTTCTTACTACGATGACTTGCTGGACCGCGTCGGCCACATCGACGAGGACCTAGACAGTGTACGCAACCTGAACTTGCTCGTGGACCGCGACGAGGAAGGCTACCTGCTACAGATTTTCACCAAGCCCGTAGAGGACCGGCCCACGGTGTTCTTCGAAATCATCCAGCGCAAGGGAGCCAAGAGCTTTGGGAAAGGCAATTTCAAAGCCCTGTTCGAAGCTATAGAACGCGAGCAAGGACTACGTGGCAACTTGTAAGAAGTAATAGCAAGGCACTAGCTCTTTGCTGAACAACTAGGAAAGCTGCGGCTTCAGGTATCGGTGCACAACGAGGGCTCTGCTCAGGCAAAGGGCGCCTTCCGACGATACCTGAAGCCGCAGCTTTTCTTTGTGCCTAAGGGTGAAGCTATTTCTGATTTCAATTTCTCGCTGAATAATCTTTGCCTCTCAGCCACCGTATGCTCCGCAACGGCACCAGCTACTGCAGTCAGGCATTCGTGGTTGAAAAGGAAATCTATTTTTCACCTTCAGAGAAATCTGGCTGGATTACTTGGAAACACCATCCTGCTGCTATCCCTAGATCGGGAGGTTTATGCTGACAGTCAGCTTTGTAGCCAGTACTTTTTTCAGAAAAATAATGACTCAGTAAAGTTGGGTTAGCTGTTATGCTTGTAGCAGCCTGCCTGTTTTTTCATGTAAACTTGTTTTCTTTACCCCATACCTTCGCCCCTCTTCACTCAGTTTCTCCCTTATATGGCTCTCACTTCTGAAGTTCAACAGAAAATAAATACGTGGCTCACCGGCAATTACGATGCTGCCACACAAGAGGAAATCCGTCAGTTGCAGTCTCAGAACCAGGACGAGCTTTTGTCGGATGCTTTCTATCGGGATTTGGAATTCGGGACGGGTGGGTTGCGCGGTGTCATGGGGGCAGGTTCAAACCGCATGAACCGTTACACGTTGGGCATGGCTACGCAGGGCCTGAGCAATTATTTGCTGCAACAGTTTCCTGGCCAGGAAGTCAAGGTGGCCGTAGCTCACGACTCGCGCAACAACAGCAAAGAATTTGCCCGCATTGCGGCTGATATCTTTTCGGCCAATGGCATTACCGTTTATTTGTTTGACGCCTTGCGGCCCACGCCAGAGTTGTCGTTCACTATCCGGCAGCTCGGTTGCCAAAGCGGCTGCGTCGTGACGGCCTCGCACAACCCCAAGGAGTACAACGGGTTCAAAGTGTACTGGAATGATGGCGCGCAAGTAGTAGCCCCCCACGACAAAAACATCATCCGGGAAGTGGAAGCCATTCGCTCGGTTGATGAGGTGAAGTTCCAAGCCGATGAAGCCAAGGTTCATCTGATTAGCGCCGACCTTGACGCAGCGTACTTGGCTAAGGTAAAAGCCCTAAGCATCAACCCCGCCGCTATTCAGCGCCAGCACGACCTGAAAATCGTGTTTACGCCGTTGCACGGCACGGGTATCACGCTGGTACCGCAGGCACTGGCCCAACTCGGCTTCGACAACGTGCACATCGTGGAAGCCCAGGCTACTCCCGATGGTAACTTCCCCACGGTACAATCGCCGAACCCGGAA is from Hymenobacter tibetensis and encodes:
- the hppD gene encoding 4-hydroxyphenylpyruvate dioxygenase, which gives rise to MQTMTSPAVQAHSAQDFLPLNGTDYLEFYVGNAKQSAYYYQAAFGFELVAYAGPETGVRDRASYVLQQNKIRFVLTTSLLPDSDITRHVAQHGDGVKVMALWVDDARKSFEETTKRGAKVAFEPYTMEDEHGSVTLAGIYTYGETVHTFVERSNYSGPFLPGFVARTSLVPQGAPVGLQFVDHCVGNVGWGEMNQWVKFYEDVMGFKLLITFDDDDISTEYSALMSKVVSNGNGFVKFPINEPAEGKKKSQIEEYLDFYHSPGVQHMALITHDIRATVTELRRRGVEFLTVPSSYYDDLLDRVGHIDEDLDSVRNLNLLVDRDEEGYLLQIFTKPVEDRPTVFFEIIQRKGAKSFGKGNFKALFEAIEREQGLRGNL